One Malus domestica chromosome 11, GDT2T_hap1 genomic region harbors:
- the LOC103425171 gene encoding protein trichome birefringence-like 4: MADFLRSNSIKRHLLAKPTSESVTTVSPRPLVANISVNPDSNITMSITSPPSTKHSSPTKPGPKVPSLSILFSKRKSMAFTYVFTFAFIACTFFLVFNPSRQNGPLPLRFKNLLHASFYSSSQNPNAHLELSRRDPFSGKPNFSPRFDENARLKDDKVDNQEIGFSQLPEKNESLKRDNNAQSSNPILSSSNNTEIEVSGKMEGSKGRNETKKHTHSHSSSSKDSNGKRGSKKKSDHKKVSSKKQGKQSELKSKLMNGCDIFDGRWVRDNSYPLYAPGSCPWIDEPFDCFLNGRPDNGYERYRWQPKRCNIPRLNGKKMLRLLTGKRLVFVGDSLNRNMWESLLCILRNSVDNKNKVYEVSGRQEFRTEGSYSFIFEEYNCSVEFFQSRFLVQEWEMPEPSGSKKETLRIDLIERSSNNYKNADVLIFNTGHWWTHEKTLSGKGYYQEGSHIYGELDVDDAFRKALSTWARWIDTNVNPKKTAVFFRGYSPSHFRGGEWNSGGHCHGETKPTTSLESTEYGGEYPTNMKILDSVLKGMKTPVNYLNITTMTDFRKDAHPSIYRKPNLTEEERKPPMIQDCSHWCLPGVPDTWNELIYAQLLKRNQKQHREKKQKNQRTTS, from the exons ATGGCGGATTTTCTTCGGTCAAATTCAATCAAGCGTCATTTGCTTGCAAAACCAACATCAGAGTCGGTGACGACGGTCTCTCCACGGCCCTTAGTCGCAAACATCTCAGTTAATCCGGATTCGAACATAACCATGAGCATCACAAGCCCTCCTTCCACGAAGCACTCATCGCCGACGAAGCCAGGGCCAAAGGTCCCTTCACTTTCAATCTTGTTCTCCAAAAGAAAATCCATGGCCTTCACTTATGTATTCACGTTTGCCTTCATTGCCTGCactttctttttggttttcaacCCGTCACGCCAAAATGGCCCTCTTCCTCTTCGTTTCAAGAACCTCCTCCATGCCTCCTTCTACTCCTCTTCTCAAAACCCTAATGCACACCTGGAGCTTTCCCGGAGAGACCCCTTTTCTGGAAAACCGAATTTTTCGCCGCGGTTTGATGAGAATGCAAGGTTGAAGGATGATAAGGTGGATAATCAAGAGATTGGTTTCTCTCAACTTCCGGAGAAAAACGAAAGCTTGAAGAGAGATAACAATGCTCAGTCATCCAACCCCATTCTTTCATCGTCCAATAACACAGAAATCGAAGTTTCTGGGAAAATGGAGGGTTCCAAGGGAAGAAACGAGACCAAGAAGCACACACATTcacattcttcttcttcgaaaGATTCAAATGGCAAACGTGGCTCGAAGAAGAAAAGTGATCATAAAAAGGTGTCATCTAAGAAGCAAGGGAAACAGAGTGAGTTGAAGTCCAAGCTGATGAATGGCTGTGACATATTTGATGGAAGATGGGTGAGAGATAACTCATACCCGCTTTATGCTCCAGGGTCTTGTCCTTGGATCGATGAGCCTTTCGATTGTTTTCTAAATGGAAGGCCGGACAATGGCTACGAGAGGTATAGATGGCAACCAAAACGTTGCAATATCCCAAG GTTGAATGGTAAGAAGATGTTGAGATTGTTGACAGGGAAGCGTCTAGTTTTTGTTGGCGATTCTCTCAACAGGAATATGTGGGAGTCTTTGCTATGTATTCTTAGGAACTCAGTGGATAATAAGAACAAAGTTTATGAAGTTTCTGGTAGGCAAGAATTTCGCACAGAAGGCTCTTACTCTTTTATTTTCGAG GAGTATAATTGTTCCGTGGAGTTCTTTCAATCCCGGTTCCTAGTTCAAGAATGGGAGATGCCAGAACCAAGTGGATCAAAGAAGGAAACGCTTCGCATTGATTTGATTGAGAGATCATCCAACAACTACAAAAATGCAGATGTTCTCATCTTCAACACAGGTCACTGGTGGACTCATGAGAAAACTTTAAGCGG GAAGGGTTACTATCAAGAGGGTTCCCATATCTACGGTGAATTGGATGTTGATGATGCATTTCGCAAAGCTTTATCGACATGGGCTAGATGGATTGACACCAATGTAAATCCTAAGAAAACCGCTGTTTTCTTCCGGGGCTATTCACCTTCTCACTTTAG AGGTGGAGAATGGAATTCTGGAGGGCATTGCCATGGTGAAACTAAGCCAACTACAAGCTTGGAATCCACGGAATATGGAGGAGAATATCCAACGAACATGAAGATCCTAGACTCGGTACTCAAGGGGATGAAGACGCCAGTCAACTATCTGAACATTACAACAATGACTGATTTTCGGAAGGATGCTCATCCATCGATTTACAGAAAGCCGAATTTAACTGAGGAGGAGCGAAAACCGCCTATGATCCAGGATTGCAGTCACTGGTGCCTCCCTGGCGTTCCTGATACATGGAACGAGCTTATATATGCTCAACTCCTCAAACGTAACCAGAAACAACATAGAGAGAAGAAACAGAAAAACCAGAGGACAACTTCTTAG
- the LOC103407066 gene encoding peroxidase A2-like codes for MSSFSIAGAIFVLVITSVLGNVNAQLSSTFYSTTCPNVTSIVRGVVEQAQQNDIRIGAKLIRVHFHDCFVNGCDGSIMLDNADGIDSEKDAGPNLSTEGYDVVDDIKTALENVCPGVVSCSDILAIASQILVSENGGPTWEVQLGRRDSRTANRAGTTAIPGFNESLDQLSQKFRDAGLDSTDLVALSGAHTFGRARCSTFVHRLYNFSGTGNPDPTIEAGYLETLRQTCPQNGNGDTLNDLDQSTRDAFDNNYFTNLQNNRGLLQTDQVLFSTSGDTVAIVNRFANSQSDFFDSFGQSMINMGNIGVLTGTNGEIRTNCRRVN; via the exons ATGTCTTCATTTTCAATTGCAGGAGCAATATTTGTTCTTGTTATTACTAGTGTGTTGGGAAATGTTAACGCTCAACTAAGCTCAACCTTCTACAGTACCACATGCCCGAATGTGACGAGCATTGTTCGCGGTGTGGTCGAGCAAGCTCAACAGAATGACATCCGGATTGGTGCCAAACTCATCCGGGTGCATTTCCACGACTGCTTCGTCAAT GGTTGTGATGGATCGATTATGCTAGACAACGCAGATGGAATAGATAGCGAGAAAGATGCAGGTCCCAATCTATCGACAGAAGGATACGACGTCGTAGATGATATCAAAACTGCTCTCGAGAATGTTTGCCCTGGTGTTGTCTCCTGTTCTGACATTTTAGCAATTGCTTCTCAAATTCTTGTTTCTGAG AATGGAGGGCCGACGTGGGAAGTTCAATTGGGAAGAAGAGACAGTAGGACAGCCAACCGAGCTGGTACCACTGCCATTCCAGGCTTTAACGAAAGCCTTGATCAACTTTCACAAAAATTTCGCGATGCAGGATTAGATTCCACTGATCTGGTTGCTTTATCAG GTGCTCATACATTTGGCCGGGCAAGATGTTCAACTTTCGTTCACCGCCTCTACAATTTCAGCGGCACCGGCAACCCGGACCCGACCATAGAAGCCGGATACTTGGAAACCCTCCGCCAAACATGTCCTCAAAACGGCAACGGAGATACATTGAACGACCTTGACCAATCCACCCGCGATGCCTTTGACAACAACTACTTTACAAATCTCCAAAACAACCGTGGGCTTCTCCAGACCGATCAGGTGCTGTTCTCAACTAGCGGAGACACCGTTGCGATTGTGAACCGCTTTGCAAATAGCCAAAGTGACTTTTTTGATAGCTTTGGTCAGTCCATGATCAATATGGGGAATATAGGAGTTTTGACAGGCACCAATGGAGAGATTAGGACCAATTGCAGAAGGGttaattaa